Proteins co-encoded in one Fusarium musae strain F31 chromosome 3, whole genome shotgun sequence genomic window:
- a CDS encoding hypothetical protein (EggNog:ENOG41~MEROPS:MER0015094) → MPRPLSQLSFLAKLLVFVCLLLSTVAESMTLSDETLENIPSPGDDFDIKDGKLLAPILIPRVPGTEGQRRAQKHFVEFFKENLPEWKLEMQNSTSKTPVHGNKQIPFSNLIFRRDPPWSQNGDVSRLTLVAHYDSKYEPEGFIGAIDSAAPCAMLMHVARSIEDALTAKWAKMQKDGSADDGLEETQGIQIIFLDGEEAFKHWTEEDSLYGARTPLDSISLFVLLDLLGSADPTIPSYFLTTHWAYRAMAGLEKRMRQLNVLETKPRFPFLPDGNKTANRFTRSYIDDDHRPFMQRGVDILHIIPSPFPDVWHEITDDGEHLDLPTVRDWARITTAFVVDWMGIQDFMPKLAGTKAKRNGAAATTTSSRRTEL, encoded by the exons ATGCCTCGACCGCTATCGCAATTGTCGTTCCTTGCAAAGCTTCTCGTCTTTGTCTGCCTGCTTCTATCGACGGTCGCCGAGTCCATGACACTTTCAGATGAAACCCTCGAGAACATTCCTTCGCCCGGCGACGATTTCGAtatcaaggatggcaagcttCTTGCTCCTATCCTGATTCCTCGTGTGCCTGGCACCGAGGGTCAACGGCGCGCCCAGAAACACTTtgtcgagttcttcaaggaaAATCTTCCCGAATGGAAACTCGAAATGCAGAATTCGACTTCAAAGACACCTGTACACGGGAACAAGCAGATCCCATTCTCCAACCTCATCTTTCGAAGAGACCCCCCTTGGTCACAGAACGGAGACGTTAGTCGACTTACGCTGGTCGCGCACTACGATAGCAAATATGAGCCTGAAGGATTCATTGGCGCAATCGACAGCGCAGCACCGTGCGCCATGTTGATGCATGTCGCGAGGAGCATTGAGGATGCGCTCACTGCGAAATGGGCCAAGATGCAGAAGGACGGGTCTGCGGATGATGGGCTTGAGGAGACCCAGGGAATCCAGATTATCTTTCTAGATGGCGAAGAGGCATTCAAACATTGGACGGAGGAGGACTCGCTTTATGGAGCCAG GACTCCTCTGGACTCTATCAGTCTGTTTGTCCTCCTCGATCTTTTAGGATCTGCTGATCCTACTATTCCCTCTTACTTCCTTACAACCCACTGGGCATACCGAGCCATGGCAGGTCTTGAGAAGCGCATGCGACAACTCAATGTCCTCGAGACCAAGCCCAGATTTCCTTTCCTCCCAGATGGCAACAAAACAGCCAATCGATTCACTCGCAGCTATATCGACGATGATCACCGACCTTTCATGCAGCGCGGCGTTGACATCTTGCATATCATTCCATCGCCCTTCCCTGATGTGTGGCACGAGATCACAGATGATGGTGAGCACCTCGATCTTCCCACAGTGCGTGACTGGGCGAGGATCACCACTGCGTTCGTGGTGGACTGGATGGGTATCCAGGATTTCATGCCCAAGTTGGCGGGAACTAAAGCAAAGAGGAATGGTGCGGCTGCAACAACTACGTCGAGCCGGAGGACGGAGCTTTAG